One part of the Brevundimonas sp. NIBR11 genome encodes these proteins:
- a CDS encoding PAS domain-containing sensor histidine kinase, which produces MTDTPAITPAKKGDPSFWGRLTSGHARAAFGAAYAIAFLVTGAAIWLVAVAPGASAGDDARSTASRAVLFILLANLVLIFGLATIIGGQVMRLSRRRREDPGARLHLRFVALFSLVAVVPAVLIAMVFGLLVNRGVDQWFSENVRSSVDNGAFIGKAYVADVGGGLERDLGSMANELGGVRGAFDNRIQFSSALTQIADFFGYPAVYILNGEGEVLAQSDLPDAPAYVAPPREAFETAAEGRDVPLAVTEHPDTIRALYPLPDYGEAYLYVVRPLAPGLVARMRNGLDSIESYRVAEESRARIQAAFALSYLETALLVLVGAVWLGMSAASQISSPIGRLVQAADQVSAGDLSARVDGTGAPGEIATLSEAFNRMTADLQAQQAALKTASDEAVDRSRFIETVLSGVSAGVIGLDKRGRISAINDSALQLLSISEVEVRGKALGTIAPELGDLVRRVEAHIEEDIDVAREGETRRLRVRIEGGVGGEMVLTFDDITRLVTAQRNAAWRDVARRIAHEIKNPLTPIQLSAERLKRKFRPGITDDVEIFDRCTDTIIRQVGDIGRMVDEFSSFARMPAPRFTNESPAELLREAVFAQRVAAPDLPVELTEPLPKTKMKVDRQMVSQALLNILKNAGEAVAARRLGTPAEDGQTAIIARLAVENEIATFIIEDDGKGLPVRDRDRLTEPYVTTREKGTGLGLAIVKRICEDHGGELKLSDSDSLHGAKICLIFPLNPTGKTGRETEPRGADAPAAE; this is translated from the coding sequence TCTGGCTGGTCGCGGTGGCGCCCGGGGCCAGCGCCGGCGACGACGCCCGGTCGACCGCCAGCCGCGCGGTCCTGTTCATCCTCCTGGCCAATCTGGTCCTGATCTTCGGCCTGGCGACGATCATCGGCGGTCAGGTCATGCGCCTGTCCCGGCGGCGTCGCGAGGACCCCGGCGCCCGCCTGCACCTGCGGTTCGTCGCCCTGTTCTCACTGGTCGCCGTGGTGCCGGCCGTACTGATCGCCATGGTGTTCGGTCTTCTGGTCAACCGGGGCGTGGACCAGTGGTTCTCGGAGAACGTCCGCTCCTCCGTCGACAACGGCGCATTCATCGGCAAGGCCTATGTCGCGGACGTCGGCGGCGGGCTGGAGCGTGACCTCGGCAGCATGGCCAACGAACTCGGCGGCGTGCGGGGCGCGTTCGACAACCGCATCCAGTTCTCCAGCGCCCTGACCCAGATCGCCGACTTCTTCGGCTATCCCGCCGTCTACATCCTGAACGGCGAGGGAGAGGTGCTGGCCCAAAGCGATCTGCCCGACGCGCCGGCCTATGTCGCGCCACCCCGCGAGGCCTTCGAGACCGCCGCCGAGGGCCGGGACGTGCCGCTCGCCGTCACCGAACACCCCGACACGATCCGCGCCCTTTATCCGCTGCCCGACTATGGCGAGGCCTATCTCTACGTCGTCCGCCCCTTGGCGCCGGGCCTGGTCGCCCGGATGCGCAACGGCCTGGACTCGATCGAGTCCTATCGCGTGGCCGAGGAAAGCCGCGCCCGCATCCAGGCCGCCTTCGCCCTCAGCTATCTGGAGACGGCTCTGCTCGTTCTCGTCGGCGCCGTCTGGCTGGGCATGTCGGCGGCCAGCCAGATTTCCTCCCCGATCGGCCGGCTGGTCCAGGCCGCGGATCAGGTCTCGGCCGGCGACCTGTCCGCCCGCGTCGACGGAACGGGCGCGCCGGGCGAGATCGCGACCCTGTCCGAGGCCTTCAATCGCATGACCGCCGATCTTCAGGCCCAGCAGGCGGCGCTGAAGACCGCCAGCGACGAGGCGGTCGATCGCAGCCGCTTCATCGAGACCGTCCTGTCCGGCGTCTCGGCCGGCGTCATTGGCCTGGACAAGCGCGGCAGGATTTCCGCCATCAACGACAGCGCCTTGCAGCTGCTTTCGATCTCCGAGGTCGAGGTTCGCGGCAAGGCTCTGGGGACTATCGCTCCCGAACTCGGCGACCTTGTCCGCCGTGTGGAGGCTCATATCGAGGAAGACATCGACGTCGCCCGCGAAGGCGAGACCCGTCGCCTGCGCGTCCGCATCGAGGGCGGGGTCGGGGGCGAGATGGTGCTGACCTTCGACGACATCACCCGCCTCGTCACGGCCCAGCGCAACGCCGCCTGGCGTGACGTCGCCCGCCGCATCGCCCACGAGATCAAGAACCCGCTGACCCCCATCCAGCTCTCGGCCGAGCGGCTGAAGCGGAAATTCCGCCCCGGCATCACCGACGACGTCGAAATCTTCGACCGCTGCACCGACACCATCATTCGTCAGGTCGGCGACATCGGCCGGATGGTGGACGAATTCTCGTCCTTCGCCCGCATGCCCGCGCCGCGCTTCACCAACGAGAGCCCGGCCGAACTGCTGCGCGAGGCCGTCTTCGCCCAGCGCGTGGCCGCACCCGATCTGCCGGTCGAGCTGACCGAACCCCTGCCCAAGACCAAGATGAAGGTTGACCGTCAGATGGTCAGCCAGGCCCTGCTCAACATCCTCAAAAACGCCGGCGAGGCCGTCGCCGCCCGCCGCCTCGGCACGCCCGCCGAGGACGGCCAGACCGCCATCATCGCCCGTCTGGCGGTCGAGAACGAGATCGCGACATTCATCATCGAGGACGACGGCAAGGGCCTGCCCGTCCGCGACCGCGACCGCCTGACCGAGCCTTATGTGACCACGCGCGAGAAGGGCACGGGCCTCGGCCTCGCCATCGTCAAGCGCATCTGTGAAGACCACGGCGGCGAGTTGAAACTGTCAGATAGCGACAGCCTGCACGGCGCCAAAATCTGCCTGATCTTCCCCCTCAACCCCACCGGCAAGACCGGGCGTGAAACGGAGCCTCGCGGCGCCGACGCCCCGGCCGCCGAATAG
- a CDS encoding sigma-54 dependent transcriptional regulator, giving the protein MRSTGADILVVDDEADIRDLVSGLLEDEGHAVRVASSSEEALAGIRARKPSLIVLDIWMQGGGMDGLELLDLIKTLDADLPVVMISGHGNIETAVSALKRGAYDFIEKPFKSDRLVVVIERALEAAQLKRENRRLRAVAMTPTGLIGRSAAAQVLRTTIVKVAPANSRVLISGPPGSGKELVARQIHEASPRAKGEFVAISAAGMTPERLDLELFGEEGHDGRPRKIGVFERAHNGTLYLDDVGDMPRESQSRILRVLVEQRFRRVGGEQDVQVDVRVVTSTSRDLKTEIAEGRFREDLFHRLNVVPIRVPPLSERREDIGELVEYFIETLSVSQGLPRRKLGDDAIAVLQVHPWPGNVRQLRNNVERLLILATGDLNDPISADMLPQEVASNTGGGMGAERTIALPLREAREVFEREYLAAQIMRFGGNISRTAAFIGMERSALHRKLKSLGVSPSRGGDEDEGSID; this is encoded by the coding sequence ATGCGTTCCACCGGAGCCGACATCCTGGTCGTCGACGACGAGGCCGACATCCGCGACCTGGTCTCGGGCCTGCTCGAGGACGAGGGTCACGCCGTGCGCGTCGCCTCCTCGTCGGAGGAGGCCCTGGCCGGTATCCGGGCCAGAAAACCCAGCCTCATCGTCCTGGATATCTGGATGCAGGGCGGCGGCATGGACGGTCTGGAACTGCTCGACCTCATCAAGACCCTGGACGCCGATCTGCCGGTCGTCATGATCTCGGGCCACGGCAATATCGAGACGGCCGTGAGCGCCCTGAAGCGCGGCGCCTACGACTTCATCGAAAAGCCGTTCAAGTCCGACCGCCTCGTGGTCGTCATCGAACGCGCGCTCGAAGCCGCCCAGTTGAAGCGCGAGAACCGCCGCCTGCGCGCCGTGGCCATGACCCCGACCGGCCTGATCGGCCGCTCGGCCGCCGCCCAGGTCCTGCGCACCACCATCGTCAAGGTCGCCCCGGCCAACAGCCGCGTCCTGATCTCGGGCCCTCCGGGTTCGGGCAAGGAACTGGTCGCGCGCCAGATCCACGAGGCCAGCCCCCGCGCCAAGGGCGAGTTCGTCGCCATCTCCGCCGCCGGCATGACGCCCGAGCGCCTCGACCTCGAGCTGTTCGGCGAAGAGGGTCACGACGGTCGTCCGCGCAAGATCGGCGTCTTCGAACGCGCCCACAACGGCACCCTCTATCTCGACGACGTCGGCGACATGCCGCGCGAGAGCCAGAGCCGCATTCTGCGCGTCCTCGTCGAACAGCGCTTCCGTCGCGTCGGCGGCGAACAGGACGTCCAGGTCGATGTCCGCGTCGTCACCTCCACCTCCCGCGACCTGAAGACCGAGATCGCCGAGGGCCGCTTCCGCGAGGACCTGTTTCATCGTCTCAACGTCGTGCCGATCCGCGTCCCGCCGTTGTCGGAACGCCGCGAGGACATCGGCGAACTGGTCGAATATTTCATCGAGACCCTCAGCGTGTCGCAAGGGTTGCCGCGCCGCAAGCTGGGCGACGACGCCATCGCCGTGCTCCAGGTTCACCCCTGGCCCGGCAACGTCCGCCAACTGCGCAACAACGTCGAACGCCTGCTGATCCTGGCGACGGGCGACCTCAACGACCCGATCTCGGCCGACATGCTGCCTCAAGAGGTCGCTTCGAACACGGGAGGAGGGATGGGCGCCGAACGGACCATCGCCCTGCCGCTGCGCGAGGCCCGCGAGGTGTTCGAGCGCGAGTATCTGGCGGCCCAGATCATGCGGTTCGGCGGAAACATCTCGCGGACCGCCGCCTTCATCGGCATGGAGAGATCGGCGCTTCACCGCAAGCTCAAATCGCTGGGCGTGTCGCCCTCGCGCGGCGGTGACGAAGACGAAGGGAGTATCGACTGA
- a CDS encoding D-amino-acid transaminase: protein MSRVAYVNGVYQRHSEATIHVEDRGFQFADGVYEVWSVFNGKMADFDGHMTRLHRSLNELRIDIPMTREALTRVLKETIRRNRVRDGIVYLQVTRGTARRDHPFPAPGTPPSVIVTSKSVSARKSDATAANGVAVVTHPDIRWGRCDIKTVGLLPNVLAKQAARDKGAYEAWMVDEMGLVTEGSSTNAWIVDKHGKLRTRDTQANILKGITRTAIMTMIEEEGIELDERPFSVDEAKEAKEAFFTAAGAFVMPAVSIDGVKIGDGKPGPIATRLRARYLEDAKRDSV from the coding sequence ATGTCGCGCGTCGCCTATGTGAACGGGGTCTATCAGCGGCACTCGGAGGCGACGATCCACGTCGAGGATCGCGGCTTCCAGTTTGCCGACGGCGTCTATGAGGTCTGGTCTGTCTTCAACGGCAAGATGGCCGATTTCGACGGCCACATGACCAGACTTCACCGCAGCCTCAATGAGTTGCGCATTGACATTCCCATGACACGCGAGGCCCTCACCCGAGTACTGAAGGAAACCATCCGCCGGAACCGCGTGCGCGACGGCATCGTCTATCTTCAGGTTACGCGCGGCACGGCCCGCCGCGACCACCCATTCCCCGCGCCCGGCACTCCGCCCAGCGTTATCGTCACCTCCAAGTCTGTCAGCGCGAGGAAGTCCGACGCCACGGCCGCCAACGGCGTCGCTGTCGTCACCCACCCCGACATCCGCTGGGGCCGTTGCGACATCAAGACCGTGGGCCTTCTGCCCAACGTGCTGGCCAAACAGGCCGCTCGCGACAAGGGCGCCTATGAGGCCTGGATGGTCGACGAAATGGGTCTTGTCACCGAGGGCTCCTCGACCAACGCCTGGATCGTCGACAAGCACGGCAAGCTGCGGACCCGCGACACCCAGGCCAATATCCTGAAGGGCATCACCCGCACCGCCATCATGACCATGATCGAGGAGGAGGGGATCGAACTCGACGAACGCCCCTTCAGCGTCGACGAGGCCAAGGAGGCGAAGGAGGCCTTCTTCACGGCCGCCGGCGCCTTCGTCATGCCCGCCGTCTCGATCGACGGTGTGAAGATCGGCGATGGCAAGCCCGGCCCGATCGCTACCCGCCTGCGCGCCCGCTATCTGGAAGACGCCAAGCGGGACTCGGTCTGA
- the hfq gene encoding RNA chaperone Hfq — MSQDKRQNLQDTFLNSVRKTKTPLTIFLVNGVKLQGIVTWFDNFCVLLRRDGQSQLVYKHAISTIMPSAPVQLYEPDADED, encoded by the coding sequence ATGTCGCAAGACAAGCGTCAGAACCTTCAGGACACCTTCCTCAACTCCGTCCGCAAGACCAAGACCCCGCTGACCATCTTCCTGGTGAACGGCGTCAAGCTGCAGGGCATCGTGACCTGGTTCGATAACTTCTGTGTGCTGCTCCGTCGCGACGGCCAGTCCCAGCTCGTCTACAAGCACGCCATCTCGACGATCATGCCGTCGGCCCCGGTACAACTGTACGAGCCGGACGCCGACGAGGACTGA
- the hflX gene encoding GTPase HflX yields MNSKLIDHSVPLIRAVVIHPDLGDRTARPPEERLEEAAGLARALDLDVRAEEVVRLRKTAPAALFGAGKVEELATLIRAAEAEAAVVDYDLTPVQQRNLEKEWECKVIDRTGLILEIFGRRARTKEGRLQVELARLDYERSRLVRTWTHLERQRGGTGSTGGPGETQIELDRRLIADRIVRLKSELEEVRRTRGLHRKQRKKAPFPAVALVGYTNAGKSTLFNRLTGSEVLAKDLLFATLDTTQRTIRLPQGRPAIIADTVGFISDLPHELVESFRATLEEVGEADLILHVRDIASADSAAQAKDVEAVLKQIEQPEGKPRRILEVWNKTDLLDPEAREEVEGQAARSGNAFVAVSAWTGEGIERLRQAITDLIDDDPETELVLEPSQGDALAWLYEHGRVTARDTDADGRTHLTVRLDPQAMGRFERQFGAP; encoded by the coding sequence TTGAACTCAAAGCTCATCGACCATTCCGTGCCGCTCATCCGTGCGGTCGTCATCCATCCCGACCTTGGCGACCGCACCGCGCGACCCCCTGAGGAGCGTCTGGAGGAGGCCGCCGGCCTCGCCCGCGCGCTGGACCTCGACGTCCGCGCCGAAGAAGTCGTGCGTCTGCGAAAAACCGCGCCTGCTGCGCTGTTCGGCGCCGGCAAGGTCGAAGAACTGGCCACCCTGATCCGCGCCGCCGAGGCTGAGGCCGCTGTCGTCGATTACGACCTGACGCCCGTCCAGCAGCGCAATCTGGAGAAGGAGTGGGAGTGCAAGGTCATCGACCGCACCGGCCTCATCCTCGAAATCTTCGGCAGGCGCGCCCGCACCAAGGAAGGTCGCCTTCAGGTCGAACTGGCCCGTCTTGACTACGAACGCTCGCGCCTCGTCCGCACCTGGACCCACCTGGAGCGCCAGAGGGGCGGCACCGGCTCGACCGGCGGGCCCGGCGAGACCCAGATCGAGCTCGACCGCCGCCTGATCGCCGACCGCATCGTCCGCCTGAAGTCCGAGCTGGAGGAGGTCCGCCGCACGCGCGGCCTGCACCGCAAACAGCGCAAGAAGGCCCCGTTCCCGGCCGTCGCCCTGGTCGGCTACACCAACGCCGGCAAGTCGACCCTGTTCAACCGGCTCACGGGCTCCGAAGTCCTGGCCAAGGACCTGCTGTTCGCCACCCTGGACACCACCCAGCGCACCATCCGCCTGCCGCAGGGACGCCCGGCCATCATCGCCGACACCGTGGGCTTCATCTCCGACCTGCCGCACGAACTGGTCGAGAGCTTCCGCGCGACGCTCGAAGAGGTGGGCGAGGCCGACCTGATCCTGCACGTCCGCGACATCGCCTCCGCCGATTCAGCGGCCCAGGCGAAGGATGTCGAGGCGGTGCTGAAACAGATCGAGCAGCCCGAGGGCAAGCCCCGCCGCATCCTCGAGGTCTGGAACAAGACCGACCTCCTCGATCCCGAGGCCCGCGAAGAGGTCGAGGGTCAGGCCGCCCGCTCGGGCAACGCCTTCGTCGCCGTCTCCGCCTGGACCGGGGAGGGGATCGAACGCCTGCGTCAGGCCATCACCGACCTGATCGACGATGACCCGGAGACCGAACTGGTCCTCGAGCCCTCCCAGGGCGACGCCCTGGCCTGGCTTTATGAGCACGGTCGCGTGACCGCCCGCGACACCGACGCTGACGGCCGCACCCACCTGACCGTCCGCCTGGACCCCCAGGCGATGGGCCGCTTCGAACGCCAGTTCGGCGCCCCCTAG
- a CDS encoding Na+/H+ antiporter yields the protein MELIETTLFLLLAVVVSGPLARMTRIALPLVQIALGAAIVLTTGHTVDLEPDIFFLLFLPPLLFLDGWRIPKEDLFRDRAVILELALGLVVFTIVGLGLLIYWMIPEMPLAMAFALAAILSPTDPIAVQAIAARTPIPKRLMHILEGESLLNDATGLTGMRLAIAAASTGVFVLTEAVGTFAWLAFVGVATGVVVTWVIGWTKGWVSRRWGEDVGAEILISLIIPFAAYLAAEELHASGILAAVAAGVTMGFTERDGAKGQSLATTRVRRAAVWDAVQFAANGLIFVILGEQMPSILDRASEVVAGTSRPEVWWLAVYVLAIVATLAVLRFAWVWASLRLTLFRKRAKGPTPRVGLRLTAVMSLAGVRGAITLAGILTVPFVLADGTPMPARNLAIFLAAGVIIVSLVLATVALPRLLKDVELPPEPSHQREEDRGRVAAATAALRAIDDAAHAMGEGTPNPDLYSEISSRLMEFYRYRIESRTRTEDDDAEAARLADEVERALRLTGLNAERDELRRLVRAREIDSETAKKLIREVDLQELRYV from the coding sequence ATGGAGCTGATCGAGACCACCCTGTTCCTGCTTCTGGCCGTGGTGGTCTCGGGTCCTCTGGCGCGGATGACGCGCATCGCCCTGCCTCTGGTCCAGATCGCGCTCGGCGCCGCCATCGTGCTGACGACCGGCCACACGGTCGATCTGGAACCGGACATATTTTTCCTCCTGTTCCTGCCTCCGCTCTTGTTCCTAGACGGCTGGCGCATCCCCAAGGAGGACCTGTTCCGCGACCGGGCGGTGATCCTCGAGCTGGCGCTGGGCCTCGTGGTCTTCACCATCGTGGGCCTGGGCCTGCTGATCTACTGGATGATCCCGGAGATGCCGCTGGCGATGGCCTTCGCGCTCGCCGCCATCCTGTCGCCGACCGACCCGATCGCGGTCCAGGCCATCGCCGCCCGCACCCCGATCCCCAAGCGGCTGATGCACATTCTGGAGGGCGAAAGCCTGTTGAACGACGCCACCGGCCTGACCGGCATGCGACTGGCCATCGCCGCGGCCTCGACCGGCGTCTTCGTCCTGACCGAGGCGGTTGGGACCTTCGCCTGGCTGGCCTTCGTCGGCGTCGCCACCGGCGTCGTGGTCACCTGGGTGATAGGCTGGACCAAGGGCTGGGTCAGCCGCCGCTGGGGCGAGGACGTCGGCGCCGAGATCCTGATCAGCCTCATCATCCCCTTCGCCGCCTATCTGGCCGCCGAAGAGCTGCACGCCTCGGGCATCCTCGCCGCCGTCGCCGCCGGGGTCACCATGGGCTTTACCGAACGCGACGGCGCCAAGGGCCAGTCCCTGGCCACCACCCGCGTCCGTCGCGCCGCCGTTTGGGACGCGGTGCAGTTCGCCGCCAACGGCCTCATCTTCGTCATCCTGGGCGAACAGATGCCCTCCATCCTCGACCGCGCCAGCGAGGTCGTCGCCGGCACCTCGCGGCCCGAGGTGTGGTGGCTGGCCGTCTATGTCCTGGCCATCGTCGCGACCCTGGCCGTGCTGCGCTTCGCCTGGGTGTGGGCCTCGCTGCGCCTGACCCTGTTCCGGAAGCGCGCGAAGGGCCCGACGCCTCGGGTGGGTCTGCGCCTCACCGCCGTCATGTCCCTGGCCGGGGTGCGCGGCGCCATCACCCTGGCCGGCATCCTGACGGTCCCGTTCGTGCTCGCCGATGGAACCCCCATGCCCGCCCGCAACCTCGCCATCTTCCTGGCCGCCGGGGTCATCATCGTCTCCCTGGTCCTGGCCACGGTCGCCCTGCCGCGCCTTCTGAAAGACGTCGAGCTCCCGCCCGAGCCCTCGCACCAGCGCGAGGAGGATCGCGGCCGGGTCGCCGCCGCGACGGCCGCTCTGCGCGCCATCGACGACGCCGCCCACGCGATGGGGGAGGGCACGCCCAATCCCGACCTCTATTCCGAAATCTCCAGCCGCCTGATGGAGTTCTACCGCTACCGCATCGAGAGCCGCACCCGGACCGAGGACGACGACGCCGAAGCCGCCCGCCTCGCCGACGAGGTCGAGCGCGCGCTTCGCCTGACGGGCCTGAACGCCGAGCGGGACGAATTGCGCCGGCTGGTCCGCGCCCGCGAGATCGACTCGGAGACGGCGAAGAAGCTGATCCGCGAGGTCGATCTGCAGGAGCTCCGCTACGTCTGA